A single region of the Mechercharimyces sp. CAU 1602 genome encodes:
- a CDS encoding DUF3050 domain-containing protein, which produces MDSIRLQHIQTERERLLEHPVYHAMTNPERVKIFMKYHVFAVWDFMTLLKRLQQEFTCTSTPWFPVAEPAYARFINEIVLEEETDEDGEGGYISHFELYLRAMKEAGADTKPITTFLESLRTGQKVEEASAILPDTVKSFVRHNVSLADEGKPHEVAAAFFFGREGLIPDMFTNLVEGMRKSGLSAKWLPYYLERHIELDQDDHGPLAEKLLTSLCEGDRKRSQEAEAIALESLTMRISLWDGVLEEIEANQV; this is translated from the coding sequence ATGGATTCCATTCGATTACAGCACATTCAAACAGAGCGGGAGCGTCTACTAGAGCACCCCGTTTATCATGCTATGACCAATCCGGAGCGAGTAAAAATATTTATGAAGTATCACGTATTTGCAGTGTGGGATTTTATGACTTTGTTAAAGCGTTTGCAGCAAGAATTCACTTGTACAAGCACTCCTTGGTTTCCGGTTGCGGAACCGGCGTATGCACGGTTTATTAACGAGATCGTGTTGGAAGAGGAGACGGATGAGGATGGTGAGGGAGGGTATATTAGTCATTTTGAATTATATCTACGTGCTATGAAAGAAGCAGGAGCAGATACAAAACCGATTACTACTTTTTTGGAGAGCTTGCGGACAGGACAGAAGGTAGAAGAGGCGAGTGCTATTCTTCCTGACACGGTAAAGTCTTTCGTTAGGCATAATGTCTCTTTGGCGGACGAAGGCAAGCCCCATGAGGTGGCGGCTGCGTTCTTTTTTGGACGGGAGGGATTAATTCCGGATATGTTTACGAACCTGGTTGAGGGAATGAGAAAAAGTGGTCTTTCTGCGAAGTGGCTTCCGTATTACTTAGAACGCCATATTGAATTAGATCAAGATGACCATGGTCCCTTGGCGGAAAAACTGCTTACCTCTTTATGCGAAGGGGATAGAAAACGGAGTCAAGAGGCTGAAGCGATCGCACTAGAATCGTTAACGATGCGGATCTCTCTTTGGGATGGTGTATTGGAAGAGATTGAGGCTAATCAGGTATAA
- a CDS encoding rhodanese-like domain-containing protein has product MVQCRQERGTKGEHMEEISARAFAQRYREDQWRGVQLIDVRELHEWEAYHLPEADLIPLQTLPQESGRLQREEPVYLLCAHGVRSEYAARYLKGMGFSKVINVEGGLSKVLVFLENPNYTEKR; this is encoded by the coding sequence ATGGTACAATGCAGACAAGAAAGAGGTACGAAAGGAGAACATATGGAAGAGATTTCTGCACGCGCTTTTGCGCAAAGATATAGGGAAGACCAATGGAGAGGAGTGCAGCTGATCGATGTGCGGGAGCTGCATGAGTGGGAGGCTTATCACTTACCAGAAGCAGACCTCATTCCACTACAAACCTTGCCGCAAGAAAGTGGACGCCTGCAGCGAGAGGAACCCGTGTACCTCTTGTGCGCTCATGGAGTCAGAAGTGAATATGCAGCTCGTTATTTAAAGGGAATGGGCTTTTCTAAAGTAATTAATGTAGAAGGTGGTTTAAGTAAAGTGCTTGTTTTTCTAGAAAATCCCAATTATACAGAAAAAAGATGA
- the serA gene encoding phosphoglycerate dehydrogenase — translation MFQVLVTDPLSTLGLAQLEAESDIEVIQKINPTTAELYTAIQTADALLVRSQTQVTAKILDAAPRLKAIGRAGVGVDNIDVQAATEHGVIVLNAPDGNTISTAEHAFALLISLARNIPQAHAFTQAGMWERKRFLGTECRGKVLGIIGMGRVGSELAKRALAFQMDVIAFDPYLTTERARKLNINKLSFTDVIQQADFITVHTPLTKATHHLINREALAQMKEGVRIINCARGGIVDENALEEALASGKVAGVALDVYEVEPPGRHPLFHYPQVIATPHLGASTTEAQESVAIDVCRELIHILRDQPFRNAVNLPSLPPEVREKIRPYQQLAEKMGKLAALTCIGAPARITLSYAGELAEWDTSYLTRLALKGALSPHLSGINNVNAPYIAEQRGIIITEQRSSKQHGFTNQLTVSIESEHHHRTIAGTLLNGLGPRCTQIDGYAIDLIPEGDILLIHHHDRPGAIGRVGSLLGDLEINIATMQVGRKDRGGNAIMLLTMDRPLQPEGIGSLEALDEIQSVLQFEL, via the coding sequence ATGTTTCAAGTACTCGTCACTGACCCTCTAAGCACTCTCGGTTTAGCCCAACTTGAGGCGGAATCTGATATTGAAGTGATTCAGAAAATAAATCCGACAACAGCTGAATTGTATACAGCCATCCAAACAGCCGATGCCTTACTGGTACGGAGCCAGACACAAGTAACTGCAAAGATTTTGGATGCTGCTCCTCGTCTTAAAGCTATCGGACGTGCTGGAGTCGGGGTAGATAATATTGACGTACAGGCTGCTACTGAACATGGAGTTATCGTCTTAAACGCACCAGATGGTAACACCATTTCAACCGCTGAACACGCCTTTGCTCTTTTAATCTCGCTAGCACGCAACATCCCACAGGCACATGCCTTCACTCAAGCAGGCATGTGGGAACGAAAACGCTTCCTCGGTACCGAATGCAGGGGAAAAGTGCTCGGTATTATCGGAATGGGTCGGGTCGGTTCCGAATTAGCCAAGCGTGCACTTGCTTTTCAAATGGACGTTATCGCCTTTGACCCTTATCTAACGACAGAGCGAGCACGCAAGTTAAATATAAACAAACTCTCCTTTACTGATGTGATTCAACAGGCAGATTTTATTACGGTTCATACCCCATTAACCAAAGCTACCCATCATTTAATCAACCGGGAAGCGTTAGCTCAGATGAAGGAAGGGGTACGCATTATCAACTGTGCTCGTGGAGGAATCGTGGATGAAAACGCATTGGAAGAGGCCCTCGCCAGCGGAAAAGTGGCAGGGGTCGCTCTCGATGTATACGAGGTTGAGCCTCCGGGAAGGCACCCTCTTTTTCACTATCCACAAGTGATCGCTACCCCTCATCTCGGGGCTTCTACCACAGAAGCACAAGAAAGTGTAGCCATTGATGTTTGCCGAGAGCTCATCCATATCTTGCGCGATCAGCCATTTCGTAATGCCGTCAACTTACCCTCCCTCCCTCCTGAAGTGCGGGAAAAGATTCGACCGTACCAACAATTAGCTGAAAAGATGGGCAAATTAGCAGCACTAACCTGCATTGGCGCACCCGCTCGCATCACACTCTCTTATGCAGGCGAGCTAGCTGAGTGGGATACATCCTATCTCACCCGACTCGCGCTAAAAGGAGCACTTTCTCCACACTTAAGTGGAATCAACAACGTAAACGCTCCTTACATCGCTGAACAGCGTGGCATTATCATTACCGAACAGCGTTCATCAAAACAACATGGCTTTACCAATCAACTTACGGTTTCTATTGAGAGCGAACACCACCATCGCACGATCGCAGGCACTTTACTAAATGGGCTAGGCCCACGTTGTACACAAATAGATGGATATGCGATTGACTTGATCCCCGAGGGAGATATCTTACTCATCCATCACCACGATCGCCCTGGGGCAATCGGGCGAGTAGGCTCCCTGTTGGGAGACTTAGAAATAAATATTGCTACGATGCAAGTTGGACGCAAAGACCGTGGAGGTAATGCTATTATGCTACTAACCATGGATCGACCTCTCCAGCCAGAAGGTATCGGCTCTCTCGAAGCATTAGATGAAATTCAATCGGTTCTCCAATTTGAATTATAA
- the coaA gene encoding type I pantothenate kinase encodes MDKQSFSPYLTFSKEEWAELRFHTPMTITESELEELRGINESVSISEVENIYLPLTRLINLYTTASQQLHAVTDNFFARSTRKVPYMIGIAGSVAVGKSTTARIIRALLARWPNHPSVEIITTDGFLYPNAVLEEKGLMERKGFPESFNLPALIACLDQLKAGIEKEVEVPLYSHHVYDVLESKKQYIYQPDIVIVEGINVLQVPQNEEGTSLPSVFVSDFFDLSIYVDAKEEDLHSWYTDRFKKLRATSFSDPDSYFHRFATLSDEEAESIATDIWNRINYVNLKENIEPTRRRGDIILKKARDHSIEQIHLRKI; translated from the coding sequence ATGGACAAGCAATCCTTTTCACCGTACTTAACTTTTTCCAAAGAAGAATGGGCAGAACTGCGCTTTCATACGCCCATGACTATAACCGAATCAGAGCTAGAGGAATTGCGTGGCATCAATGAATCTGTGTCCATAAGCGAAGTAGAAAATATCTACCTTCCTCTAACACGCCTTATCAATCTGTACACAACTGCATCCCAGCAACTACATGCTGTTACAGACAATTTCTTCGCAAGAAGTACCCGCAAAGTGCCTTACATGATCGGCATTGCAGGTAGTGTCGCAGTTGGAAAAAGCACCACTGCCCGCATCATCCGTGCACTTCTTGCTCGGTGGCCCAACCATCCATCAGTAGAGATCATCACCACTGATGGATTTCTCTATCCCAACGCTGTCTTAGAAGAGAAAGGACTAATGGAACGCAAAGGATTCCCCGAGAGCTTTAATCTCCCAGCCCTCATCGCCTGTCTCGATCAATTAAAAGCAGGAATTGAAAAAGAGGTAGAAGTTCCCCTCTACTCCCACCATGTCTACGATGTACTGGAAAGTAAGAAACAGTATATATACCAACCCGATATCGTAATCGTAGAGGGGATCAACGTCCTACAAGTCCCGCAAAACGAAGAAGGCACTTCATTACCTAGCGTTTTCGTCTCCGACTTCTTCGACTTATCTATCTATGTAGACGCTAAAGAAGAAGATCTACACTCGTGGTATACTGATCGCTTCAAAAAACTACGCGCTACCTCCTTTAGCGACCCCGATTCCTATTTCCATCGCTTCGCCACCCTCAGCGATGAAGAAGCAGAAAGCATTGCCACTGACATCTGGAATCGTATTAACTATGTCAACCTAAAAGAAAATATTGAACCTACCCGCCGCCGCGGTGATATCATCTTAAAAAAAGCAAGAGATCACTCCATCGAACAGATCCATCTACGAAAGATATAG
- a CDS encoding alanine--glyoxylate aminotransferase family protein: MIIPDKWNLRIPGPTPLPPRVQQALIQPMIGHRSPTCRQLVQDVSLRLRPYFGTEEEVMIISGSGTSALEAAAISSLDPATEEAVVVVTGAFGDRFAQILTKYRMKTHRLDLPWGTACTPEILTHFLKQHPHISAVFLTYCETSTGILNPIQELATVVQQESDALVIIDGVSCIGAVECQMDAWGVDLMVTGSQKALMLPPGLAFIAASKRAQARMQNISTPSFYLDLSTYHKEIKQGNTPYTPAVSLLFALDAALKLMEDEGFSHIIQRHHLMKEMTRRGIEALALPLLTDDLYSSPTVTAVRGRIDASADEIRSFLQARGILIAGGQKDLKGEIFRIGHMGYCDPMDLFPVLSGIEMALSRLTTEPLYGVAVQAAEEVFTHVSSTRH, encoded by the coding sequence ATGATTATCCCAGACAAATGGAATTTACGCATTCCCGGACCTACTCCTCTTCCTCCTCGGGTTCAACAAGCACTGATCCAGCCGATGATTGGGCATCGCAGCCCTACTTGCCGTCAGCTTGTTCAAGATGTGAGCCTGCGGCTGCGGCCGTATTTTGGCACTGAAGAAGAGGTGATGATCATAAGCGGGAGCGGAACCTCTGCACTAGAGGCTGCGGCCATATCCAGTTTAGACCCTGCAACAGAAGAGGCGGTTGTTGTCGTTACAGGTGCCTTTGGTGATCGCTTTGCACAGATCTTAACAAAATATCGTATGAAAACTCATCGTCTTGACCTTCCCTGGGGGACTGCCTGCACACCTGAGATTCTGACACACTTTTTAAAGCAACACCCACACATAAGCGCAGTCTTTCTCACGTATTGTGAAACCTCCACTGGCATCCTTAACCCTATTCAAGAGCTGGCAACGGTCGTGCAACAAGAAAGTGACGCGCTCGTTATTATCGATGGTGTTAGTTGCATCGGAGCGGTAGAGTGCCAAATGGATGCGTGGGGTGTCGACCTCATGGTAACCGGATCCCAAAAAGCGCTGATGCTCCCTCCTGGTCTCGCTTTCATCGCTGCGAGTAAACGCGCTCAAGCACGAATGCAAAACATATCTACTCCTTCTTTTTATTTAGATTTATCCACTTATCATAAAGAAATCAAGCAAGGAAACACACCCTATACTCCTGCTGTCTCGCTCTTGTTCGCTCTTGATGCTGCCTTAAAACTGATGGAAGACGAGGGGTTTTCGCATATTATACAGCGTCACCATCTGATGAAAGAGATGACCCGTCGCGGGATCGAAGCTCTCGCACTCCCTTTATTGACGGATGATCTCTACTCTTCTCCCACAGTTACTGCTGTGCGTGGCCGCATCGATGCGAGCGCTGATGAGATACGTTCTTTCCTACAAGCACGCGGCATTCTCATAGCAGGTGGCCAAAAAGATTTAAAAGGAGAAATATTCAGGATTGGTCATATGGGCTACTGCGATCCAATGGATCTATTTCCTGTTCTTAGTGGCATTGAAATGGCACTTTCTCGCTTAACTACAGAGCCGCTGTACGGAGTAGCCGTGCAAGCAGCTGAGGAGGTATTTACTCATGTTTCAAGTACTCGTCACTGA
- a CDS encoding inorganic diphosphatase — MAKNELIVDAIIEIPTGSQNKYEYDSEIGAFRLDRVLYSPMHYPTEYGHLHHTLAEDGDELDVLVLTSFPTFPGCVISSRVIGVLMMSDDKGKDEKLLAVPVDDPRWQGVHSLQDVAPHILKEIEHFFTVYKDLENKQTIIEGWEDSDVAASLYEASVKRYQENNPS, encoded by the coding sequence TTGGCAAAAAATGAATTGATCGTAGATGCGATCATCGAAATCCCTACTGGGAGTCAAAACAAATACGAATACGACAGTGAAATCGGTGCGTTCCGTTTAGATCGTGTCTTATATTCCCCCATGCATTATCCAACTGAATATGGTCACCTCCATCACACGCTCGCTGAAGATGGTGATGAGCTTGATGTATTAGTATTAACCAGCTTTCCAACTTTCCCTGGGTGCGTCATCTCAAGTCGTGTCATCGGTGTCCTCATGATGTCCGACGACAAAGGAAAAGATGAAAAATTACTCGCTGTTCCTGTAGATGATCCTCGTTGGCAGGGCGTTCATTCTCTTCAGGATGTAGCCCCTCATATTTTAAAGGAAATCGAGCATTTCTTCACCGTATATAAAGATTTAGAAAACAAACAAACCATTATTGAGGGTTGGGAAGATAGTGATGTAGCCGCTTCACTCTATGAAGCAAGCGTCAAGCGCTATCAAGAGAACAATCCCTCTTAA
- a CDS encoding glycosyltransferase yields MNDTRILIASPIQQSPALLREYIVNQIALDKSNLIVHYLLIDLNLQIDSRELLFDFRSRIEDVHILRPSPDPQSPTLKMGEIKDLILRYAAEENYDYILLLSPHIILHPQTLHQLLETKKEIVAPSIEQPQVIEGNSITLNSNIIPASLQKPGRITTVERVRSCFLFHRSVWEKGVTFTDQTRSSINEDDLFCQNALKQGFHLHMDTHLPAFPLLQTEDIPRLYQRKSEAHASLSPFTHANMSISLCMIVKNEEEVLERCLRSVEGIVDEWIIVDTGSSDRTKEIAAQFSEQVYDFTWIDDFSAARNFAFSLASKDFILWLDADDVLPSEHHAELKKIKSSLAPHIDVVSMAYHTSFDQHGNIATSQRRNRLVRRACNFKWIGFVHEYLDIFGNTYHSNIAIHHHKEQTTPRRNLDIYRKHIERGSTFTPVDQYHYGKELVNNGFFEDATQVYQQFLHDENGWKEGYIYACLATAVCYYRMYERETALMYALKTFKYDLPQAEACCRVGSYFMDDEQYHEATFWFEQVFQLQMPENSYGNVEQDLWTWYPHLKLFICYDRLGNRAKAKYHIDRAYEYNPNHPNIQHNKKAYEHLLSAASLNSNPFTPPTGN; encoded by the coding sequence ATGAATGACACACGTATCTTAATTGCAAGCCCCATTCAGCAGTCGCCTGCTCTCTTGCGTGAATATATTGTGAATCAAATCGCACTAGATAAATCGAACCTCATCGTTCATTATCTGTTGATTGATCTCAATCTTCAAATTGATTCACGTGAATTGCTTTTTGACTTTCGCTCCCGTATCGAAGATGTGCACATCTTAAGACCAAGCCCAGACCCCCAATCACCTACTTTAAAAATGGGAGAGATAAAAGATCTCATCCTCCGTTATGCTGCTGAGGAGAACTACGACTACATACTTTTACTTTCACCCCACATTATCCTTCATCCTCAAACTTTACACCAACTTCTTGAAACAAAAAAGGAGATTGTTGCACCTTCTATTGAACAACCCCAAGTAATCGAAGGAAACTCCATTACGCTAAACAGCAATATCATTCCTGCCTCACTTCAAAAACCCGGTCGAATAACGACAGTAGAGAGAGTAAGGAGCTGTTTTCTCTTCCACCGTTCTGTGTGGGAGAAGGGAGTAACATTTACTGACCAAACCCGTTCATCTATCAATGAAGACGATCTCTTTTGTCAAAACGCCTTAAAACAAGGGTTTCACCTGCACATGGATACACATCTTCCTGCCTTTCCCCTTTTACAGACGGAGGATATTCCCCGTTTATATCAACGCAAATCAGAAGCGCATGCCAGCCTCTCTCCCTTTACACACGCTAACATGAGCATTAGTCTCTGTATGATCGTCAAAAATGAGGAAGAAGTATTGGAACGGTGTTTGCGCTCCGTTGAAGGAATCGTCGATGAATGGATCATTGTTGATACTGGATCTAGCGATCGCACCAAAGAGATTGCCGCTCAATTTAGCGAGCAAGTATATGACTTCACCTGGATTGATGACTTTTCCGCCGCCCGTAATTTCGCCTTTAGTTTAGCGAGCAAAGACTTCATCTTGTGGTTGGATGCAGACGATGTTTTGCCTAGTGAACATCATGCAGAGTTAAAAAAAATAAAATCGTCACTCGCTCCTCATATCGACGTTGTCAGCATGGCATACCACACATCCTTTGACCAACATGGTAACATCGCTACCAGTCAGCGCCGCAATCGTCTGGTTCGCCGTGCTTGTAACTTTAAATGGATCGGTTTTGTACACGAATATCTCGATATTTTTGGCAATACGTATCACAGCAATATCGCCATTCACCACCATAAGGAACAAACAACGCCTAGACGAAACCTCGATATTTATCGCAAGCATATTGAGCGGGGCAGTACCTTTACTCCCGTTGATCAGTATCACTATGGAAAAGAATTAGTGAACAACGGCTTCTTTGAAGATGCTACCCAGGTTTATCAGCAGTTTTTACACGATGAGAACGGTTGGAAGGAAGGATATATCTATGCCTGCCTCGCGACAGCTGTTTGCTATTACCGCATGTATGAACGAGAGACTGCTTTAATGTACGCTCTAAAAACGTTTAAATACGACCTTCCACAAGCAGAGGCTTGTTGTCGTGTTGGCAGCTACTTTATGGATGATGAACAATATCATGAAGCAACCTTTTGGTTTGAACAAGTCTTTCAACTACAGATGCCCGAAAACAGTTATGGCAATGTAGAACAAGATCTGTGGACATGGTATCCACACCTTAAACTATTTATCTGTTACGATCGCCTCGGTAACCGCGCAAAAGCCAAATATCATATTGATCGTGCCTACGAGTACAACCCTAATCACCCCAATATTCAACACAATAAAAAGGCATACGAACATCTACTGAGCGCCGCCAGTCTTAATTCCAATCCATTTACTCCCCCAACAGGAAACTGA
- a CDS encoding LLM class flavin-dependent oxidoreductase has product MMKLSILDQSPIPSGKNASEALMDTRRLAQAADQLGYHRFWVSEHHYSPSLAGSSPEVLISHLAAATDRLRIGSGGVMLPHYSSYKVAENFKVLEGLYPNRIDLGVGRAPGGMPLATKALQEGKRHQRDHYAEQLSDLMTYLHDQADEQHRFPRLLATPLLETAPQMWLLGSSGGSARLAAERGIGYAFAQFINGAGGAEVVHNYVRNFRPTVINQTPHTLLAIFVICAETDAEAERLASSLDLSLLMLEKGMIGGRGIPSIEEAEKYPFTAMDRMIVERNRSRMVVGSKTRVAERLLQLSEEYSTDELMLVTITHDIEAKIYSYQLVAEAIA; this is encoded by the coding sequence ATCATGAAACTAAGTATATTAGATCAATCCCCTATTCCATCTGGTAAAAACGCAAGCGAAGCATTAATGGATACCCGTCGCTTAGCACAAGCAGCCGACCAACTAGGATATCATCGCTTCTGGGTATCTGAGCACCACTACTCCCCTAGCTTAGCAGGTTCCAGTCCCGAAGTACTCATCAGTCATTTGGCTGCTGCGACCGATCGCCTGCGAATAGGATCTGGTGGTGTGATGCTTCCCCACTATAGCTCCTATAAAGTAGCCGAGAACTTTAAAGTGTTAGAAGGACTTTATCCTAACCGTATCGACCTGGGTGTTGGGCGCGCACCTGGTGGGATGCCCTTAGCAACCAAAGCGTTACAAGAAGGAAAACGACATCAGCGAGATCATTATGCAGAACAATTAAGTGACTTGATGACTTACCTTCATGACCAAGCAGATGAACAACACCGCTTTCCTCGTCTATTGGCTACACCGCTGCTGGAAACGGCTCCTCAGATGTGGCTTTTGGGTTCCAGTGGAGGCAGTGCTCGTCTCGCGGCGGAGCGAGGAATAGGATACGCCTTTGCCCAGTTTATCAATGGTGCGGGCGGAGCAGAAGTGGTCCACAATTATGTCCGGAACTTTCGTCCCACAGTAATTAACCAAACTCCACACACTCTCCTCGCCATCTTCGTCATTTGTGCAGAGACGGATGCTGAGGCCGAGCGCTTAGCCAGTTCACTCGACCTCTCCCTCCTGATGTTAGAAAAGGGTATGATTGGTGGTAGAGGAATTCCTTCAATAGAAGAGGCGGAAAAATATCCTTTTACAGCGATGGATCGCATGATTGTAGAACGTAATCGCTCCCGTATGGTCGTCGGAAGTAAAACCCGTGTAGCCGAACGCCTCTTACAACTAAGTGAAGAATACAGCACTGATGAACTGATGCTCGTTACCATCACCCATGATATTGAGGCAAAAATATACTCATATCAATTAGTCGCAGAAGCAATTGCTTAA
- a CDS encoding ferredoxin, with protein MRTWVDKDTCIACGACGAAAPDVYDYDEDGIAYVILDNNTGTAIIEEDLHEEVRDAQEGCPTDSIKVVDDED; from the coding sequence ATGCGTACATGGGTCGATAAAGATACATGCATTGCGTGCGGAGCTTGTGGAGCTGCTGCGCCTGATGTATACGATTACGACGAAGATGGAATCGCTTATGTGATTCTTGACAATAATACAGGGACCGCAATTATTGAAGAAGATCTTCATGAAGAAGTTCGCGATGCCCAGGAAGGTTGTCCCACCGATTCCATTAAAGTAGTGGATGATGAAGACTAA
- a CDS encoding ATP-dependent helicase, whose translation METAAATSAHFKSLNESQHRAVSSPIGPVAVFAGPGSGKTTVLTRRVEYLIAQGITPEKMMVVTFTKAAATEMKERLRPLIGQQVHHLMIGTFHSIYLKIFRQLGVPVPTIVGEDRQRKWVRESLIEADLPAEDDEVMTLVQRIGLCKSQRIYPASLQVKKEENVRLKQLYQAYEARKKEEHAWDFDDILIAFLSMQESGRYSMPSFEAILVDEFQDVNRVQFEALCCLASEHQHLFVVGDDDQSIYGFRGSDPKWMLELERSFPGCEKIILTKNYRSTDSIIELSQKLIQHNKLRQVKKISGTKRTGSAPCWITPSDEEEEADQLLTRIQDGVETAILYRSGTQARALIDALVQQEVPFQVSSGDAWFYHQWQVRDLLAYLQLAQDGSNRDALLRIINKPKRYLNGDEWLHMAERNALRQGCSLLEALPTLEGLKVYQRKAMQTLLQQMNRLRLTRTAAEAITFIREEIGYDRFIRDFAKHASQDTLGLLEPVEELSLAAKRFPSGRALLVHVEKVKLAVRRPRGEPAVHLMTFHKAKGLEFERVFLIGLHAMTIPHRKSLEVPEGRKRGAWEEERRLLYVGMTRAKSELVFSISRSRQGKRVAPSPFMKELGWIDPDCFQPQDDPLLDRERAKRRFTTKKRREEKPQQQFAHEEISVGSSLHHSQWGKGHVVEIEYLEGLTAGRKMVVHFTAGKKSIHYELSRQLGLIVI comes from the coding sequence GTGGAAACAGCGGCAGCCACAAGTGCACATTTCAAATCGTTAAATGAAAGCCAGCACAGAGCAGTTTCCTCTCCAATTGGGCCAGTAGCGGTCTTTGCGGGACCGGGAAGTGGAAAGACAACTGTGCTGACAAGGCGGGTAGAATACCTTATCGCACAGGGGATCACGCCAGAGAAGATGATGGTGGTCACCTTTACGAAAGCGGCGGCGACGGAAATGAAAGAGAGATTGCGACCACTGATCGGGCAGCAGGTACATCATCTTATGATCGGTACGTTTCACTCTATCTATCTTAAGATTTTTCGCCAGTTGGGTGTGCCCGTTCCCACTATTGTAGGGGAAGATCGACAGCGGAAGTGGGTGAGAGAATCTTTGATAGAAGCCGATCTCCCTGCGGAAGATGATGAGGTAATGACGCTGGTGCAGCGCATAGGATTGTGTAAAAGTCAGCGTATCTACCCGGCTTCTTTGCAAGTAAAGAAAGAGGAGAATGTTCGCTTAAAGCAACTTTATCAGGCTTATGAGGCACGGAAAAAAGAAGAACATGCGTGGGATTTTGATGATATCTTGATTGCTTTTTTGTCCATGCAAGAGAGTGGACGTTATTCGATGCCGTCCTTCGAAGCGATTTTGGTAGACGAATTTCAAGATGTAAACCGTGTCCAATTTGAAGCACTCTGCTGTCTGGCTTCAGAGCATCAGCATTTATTTGTTGTAGGAGATGATGATCAGTCGATATATGGATTTCGTGGCAGCGATCCGAAATGGATGTTGGAATTGGAGCGGTCTTTTCCTGGCTGTGAAAAGATTATATTGACGAAAAATTACCGGAGTACGGATTCTATTATCGAGCTTAGTCAAAAATTGATCCAACATAATAAACTTAGACAGGTGAAAAAGATCAGTGGGACAAAGCGGACAGGCTCTGCTCCCTGCTGGATAACTCCCTCCGATGAAGAAGAAGAGGCGGATCAGTTGCTCACACGCATACAGGATGGAGTAGAGACGGCAATATTGTATCGAAGTGGGACTCAGGCGCGTGCACTGATTGACGCTTTGGTACAACAAGAGGTGCCGTTTCAGGTTTCCAGTGGTGATGCATGGTTTTATCATCAATGGCAAGTGCGTGACTTACTCGCTTATCTCCAGTTGGCGCAGGACGGGAGTAATAGAGATGCGCTTCTTCGGATTATAAATAAACCAAAGCGTTATCTCAATGGAGATGAGTGGCTACATATGGCTGAGAGGAATGCGCTGAGACAAGGGTGTTCTTTGTTAGAGGCGTTGCCGACGCTGGAGGGATTAAAAGTATATCAGCGTAAAGCGATGCAAACACTGCTACAGCAGATGAATCGTTTGCGACTTACGCGTACGGCAGCGGAGGCGATTACGTTTATTCGTGAAGAGATCGGTTACGACCGATTTATCCGTGACTTTGCAAAGCACGCGAGCCAAGATACATTGGGCTTGTTGGAACCGGTCGAAGAGTTATCGTTAGCAGCAAAGCGTTTTCCTTCTGGACGAGCATTATTGGTACATGTGGAAAAAGTAAAGCTGGCTGTTCGGCGTCCGCGTGGGGAGCCAGCTGTCCATCTAATGACATTTCATAAAGCAAAGGGGTTAGAGTTTGAGCGTGTGTTTCTAATCGGTCTACATGCTATGACAATTCCACACCGCAAAAGTTTAGAGGTACCTGAAGGAAGAAAAAGAGGCGCCTGGGAAGAAGAGCGTCGTCTTTTATATGTGGGGATGACAAGGGCGAAATCGGAGTTGGTTTTTTCGATAAGTCGCTCTCGGCAAGGTAAACGGGTGGCACCTTCTCCCTTTATGAAAGAGTTGGGTTGGATAGATCCTGATTGTTTCCAACCTCAAGATGATCCACTGCTCGATCGTGAACGAGCGAAACGGCGATTCACTACAAAGAAACGCCGTGAGGAAAAGCCCCAGCAACAATTTGCGCATGAGGAGATCAGTGTGGGTTCGTCTCTTCATCATTCACAGTGGGGTAAAGGCCATGTAGTGGAAATCGAGTACTTGGAGGGGTTAACAGCAGGACGAAAGATGGTTGTTCATTTTACTGCAGGGAAAAAAAGCATTCACTATGAGTTGTCGCGACAATTAGGCTTAATTGTTATTTAG